Proteins from a single region of Oryza brachyantha chromosome 6, ObraRS2, whole genome shotgun sequence:
- the LOC121054735 gene encoding protein G1-like2: protein MQGGGGGDSSGGGGGDAPRPSRYESQKRRDWHTFGQYLRNHRPPLELPRCSGAHVLEFLRYLDQFGKTKVHAAGCPFFGHPSPPAPCPCPLKQAWGSLDALVGRLRAAFEEHGGRPEANPFGARAVRLYLREVRDSQAKARGIAYEKKRRKRPPTSSSQAASAAAASPASPAASPTPPPPPAPAERADVRTMPTEGHFFIPHPHFMHGHFLVPGDAHTVPTGSHGDHSSTGGVSGGGGGSNDEMAVAMAAVAEAHAAGCMLPLSVFN, encoded by the coding sequence atgcagggaggaggaggcggggatagctccggcggcggcggcggcgacgcgccgcGGCCGAGCAGGTACGAGTCGCAGAAGCGGCGGGACTGGCACACGTTCGGGCAGTACCTGCGcaaccaccggccgccgctggAGCTCCCGCGGTGCAGCGGCGCCCACGTGCTGGAGTTCCTCCGCTACCTCGACCAGTTCGGCAAGACCAAGGTgcacgccgccggctgccCTTTCTTCGGCCacccttcgccgccggcgccgtgcccTTGCCCGCTCAAGCAGGCGTGGGGCAGCCTCGACGCGCTCgtcggccgcctccgcgccgccttcGAGGAGCACGGCGGCCGCCCCGAGGCCAACCCGTTcggcgcccgcgccgtgcGGCTCTACCTCCGCGAGGTCCGCGACAGCCAGGCCAAGGCCCGCGGCATCGCCTACGAGAAGAAGCGCCGGAAGCGCCCACCCACGTCGTCATCCcaggccgcctccgccgccgccgcctccccagcGAGCCCAGCCGCTAGCCccacgccaccaccaccgccggcgccggcggaacGAGCCGACGTGCGGACGATGCCGACGGAGGGCCACTTCTTCATCCCGCACCCGCACTTCATGCACGGCCACTTCCTTGTCCCCGGCGACGCCCACACGGTTCCCACCGGCAGCCATGGCGACCACTCCAGCACTGGCGgcgtcagcggcggcggcgggggcagcAACGACGAGATGGccgtggccatggcggcggtggcggaggcgcaCGCGGCCGGGTGCATGCTGCCACTGTCCGTGTTTAACTAG